The proteins below come from a single Oxobacter pfennigii genomic window:
- a CDS encoding acyltransferase, with translation MDVLLKIINKIIFLIKVTILKILYRNSLKVGKKFSARKGLNIRIGKNAILKIGDNVFFNNDCSLNCLLDVSIGDDCIFGENVKIYDHNHSFIDSEQLIRTQGYRTAPIEIGNNCWFGSDSIILPGVKIGSNCVIGAGCIIHKDIPNDSIIKNIQVLEISNR, from the coding sequence ATGGATGTTTTGTTGAAAATAATAAATAAAATTATATTTCTTATTAAAGTGACTATATTAAAAATACTTTATAGAAATAGTTTAAAGGTTGGTAAGAAGTTTTCTGCTAGGAAAGGGCTTAATATAAGAATAGGTAAGAATGCCATATTGAAAATTGGTGATAATGTATTTTTTAATAATGACTGTTCATTAAATTGTTTATTAGATGTTAGTATTGGAGACGATTGTATTTTTGGCGAAAATGTTAAGATATATGATCATAATCATAGCTTTATAGATAGTGAGCAATTAATACGAACACAAGGATACCGAACAGCTCCTATAGAAATTGGCAATAATTGTTGGTTCGGAAGTGACTCAATAATTTTACCAGGTGTAAAAATCGGAAGTAATTGTGTCATAGGTGCTGGTTGCATTATTCATAAAGATATACCTAATGATTCTATTATAAAAAATATACAAGTTTTAGAGATATCTAATAGATAA
- a CDS encoding glycosyltransferase family 2 protein, translating into MKEIILTIVTVTYNCEKFLQRTLDSVYNQDYDSYEYLIIDGRSTDKTVSIIEENITKFNGRLRYISEPDRGVYDAMNKGIRAAKGKYVGIINGDDYYNNFIFKKVISMFEEKNADIIYSDLIYTDNNYVDSNKPLMANHHKLIHRMSVNHPTCFVKREIYDKYGLFDLNFRITADYEIMVRFFMKGCKFHKSSQVLAVMEYGGLSSNNWITINEKYRIHKKYYGKVHALKYKVLNILIFIYRKTKWRYKVRNGN; encoded by the coding sequence ATGAAAGAAATTATTTTAACTATAGTGACCGTTACATATAATTGCGAGAAGTTTTTACAACGGACGCTTGATTCTGTATATAATCAAGACTATGATTCGTACGAATATTTGATAATAGATGGGAGATCAACAGATAAAACTGTATCTATCATTGAAGAGAATATTACAAAATTTAATGGAAGATTGCGTTATATTTCTGAGCCTGATAGGGGAGTTTATGACGCTATGAATAAAGGGATAAGGGCAGCGAAAGGAAAATATGTAGGTATAATTAATGGTGATGATTATTATAATAATTTTATTTTCAAAAAAGTAATTTCAATGTTTGAAGAAAAAAATGCTGATATTATATATTCAGATCTTATTTATACAGATAATAATTATGTAGATTCTAATAAACCTTTGATGGCTAATCATCATAAGTTAATTCATAGAATGAGTGTGAATCATCCTACATGTTTTGTCAAAAGGGAAATATATGATAAGTATGGACTATTCGACTTGAATTTTCGTATAACTGCAGATTATGAAATTATGGTACGGTTTTTTATGAAGGGATGTAAATTTCATAAATCGTCACAAGTACTGGCTGTAATGGAATATGGAGGTCTGAGTAGTAATAACTGGATTACTATTAATGAGAAATATAGAATTCATAAAAAATACTATGGAAAGGTACATGCTTTAAAATATAAAGTACTAAATATTTTAATTTTCATTTATAGAAAAACAAAATGGAGATATAAAGTGAGAAATGGTAATTGA
- a CDS encoding glycosyltransferase, giving the protein MKEKIKILYMIHSLKKGGPVNMLYNLVKFLDKRKFDITLLALEVCSEKNKKDFSDVECKIIELKKSNILSILKQVKELLEKILPDIVHSHGGIADIINSKVDGLHKTFSTVHCVPHEDFVMKDGEFIGSVKALIYNYFMKKLDYPIACSETVAKKIEYKTNYKIDYIRNGIDFKNNNIQTKIFFREYHGIDKDKTIFVFCGYLSKRKNVSLILEAFKVIQRTDIVFLILGDGPEYEQLKRDAQIDNRVIMIGRVSNAFEYLPYCDYFISASLSEGLPLAVLEGMSCGLPAILSDIDSHREVANLSEDSVILFKNNDCDSLVKCISEINKNDYDKKSNAASTLISQVLNSRIMAGEYEKRYINIKI; this is encoded by the coding sequence ATGAAAGAAAAAATAAAAATTTTATATATGATTCATAGCCTTAAAAAGGGTGGACCTGTTAATATGTTATATAATCTTGTGAAATTTTTAGATAAGAGAAAATTTGATATAACACTTTTAGCATTAGAAGTATGTTCAGAAAAAAATAAAAAAGATTTTTCTGATGTTGAATGTAAGATTATCGAATTAAAAAAATCTAATATTCTAAGTATATTAAAACAAGTGAAAGAATTGTTAGAAAAAATACTACCAGATATTGTACATTCACATGGGGGTATTGCTGATATAATAAATTCTAAAGTAGATGGATTACATAAAACATTTAGTACAGTTCATTGTGTACCGCATGAGGATTTTGTTATGAAGGATGGAGAATTTATAGGAAGTGTCAAAGCATTAATATACAATTATTTTATGAAAAAACTTGATTATCCAATTGCGTGTTCTGAAACTGTTGCAAAAAAGATTGAATATAAAACAAATTATAAAATTGATTATATTCGTAATGGTATTGATTTTAAAAATAATAATATCCAGACCAAAATTTTTTTCAGAGAATATCATGGAATTGATAAAGATAAAACTATATTTGTTTTTTGCGGGTATCTTTCTAAACGTAAAAATGTTAGCTTAATATTAGAAGCATTTAAAGTAATTCAAAGAACAGATATAGTATTTCTAATATTAGGAGACGGACCGGAATATGAACAATTAAAAAGGGATGCCCAAATAGACAATCGTGTAATTATGATTGGAAGGGTAAGCAATGCTTTTGAATATTTACCATATTGTGATTATTTTATTTCTGCATCACTCTCAGAAGGTCTACCTCTGGCAGTACTAGAGGGTATGTCTTGTGGATTGCCAGCAATATTATCTGATATTGATTCACATCGCGAAGTGGCAAATCTATCAGAAGATTCGGTTATTCTATTTAAAAATAATGATTGTGATAGTTTAGTTAAATGCATATCTGAAATTAATAAAAATGATTATGATAAAAAATCTAATGCAGCATCAACTCTAATAAGTCAAGTGTTAAATTCAAGAATTATGGCAGGAGAATATGAAAAGAGGTATATAAATATTAAAATTTAA
- a CDS encoding transposase, translating to MIFFPKIWSTLNAKNDKINKKEWGKYEKGKICRRTNRFHIKQAELGTSVDEVCRKIGISEQTFYRWKTNRTIWFQPM from the coding sequence TTGATCTTCTTCCCGAAAATATGGTCCACTCTTAATGCGAAAAATGATAAAATTAATAAAAAAGAGTGGGGAAAATATGAAAAGGGCAAAATATGCAGAAGAACAAATAGATTTCACATAAAGCAAGCAGAGCTAGGCACTTCTGTAGATGAAGTATGCAGGAAAATAGGGATTTCTGAGCAAACATTCTATAGGTGGAAAACAAATAGGACGATATGGTTTCAACCGATGTAA